The DNA segment AGGCACATATGCTTGCTTGCTGCCCAGATAAACCGAGACGCTATTGCCCTCTTTGGccctttattttctttatttccttctcttttcatGACATTTGCTTGGGATACACTCAAAGATTAGATTACCTCCAGCATTTGGGGCCTACACGCTATTCAAAAAATGTAACCATGTTTATCAACACAGGTATGCTTTAACATTCTTATGAATGGCATAATAACATTATAGGAAGGCTTTAAAATTCTTGTGAATGATAAGTTAACCGGCAAGATTGAAGTAGAGGATAATCAGAACAGAACCACTGTAGCAGAGAAATTTCCCAATGTGACATTGTTTAGCATCAATaccaataaattattattagtagGCGCTCATGTGCCATCATATTAATGAATACACCTCATGCTTCTGAAACTGATTCTGCTAATTCATGATGAGATTTCCAGAGTTGACAACAAATCACATTTTCTTCAGGTGACAATGGGAAAATGGGTTCTAGACTACCTTCACTCGGGTGGAAAGATACATTCAAAGCTTTCCAAGTCAGAACAGCATATTCCTTTGACTGCACACAGTACCTCCAGTCACTAGCTAAATAAATGGAGAACAGGAATCGGGGAATCACCGACTGTAGGCGCTACTCCTATGCTCGCCCAGATAGGCGAATATGTCAGTGAATTGCATAGGGGCGATTTACGAGACATGTGCTCAATTTGTTTTACAGGGCCATGCGTCCAGCAAGCCGACTTTCTGATATTCTTCGATCAATCGCTGCATCAACTGAGTTCATCTGTTCACACATTGTGGGAGAAGAGAGACGGTGTTAGATATGATTGGCATGattaagaacaaaaaaaaaaagagcagtaTTAATCTTCTCTTTGAACATAAGTACCAGGCTCACGGGCCAAAATGAAAGCTGACCTGGAACCAAATTCTTGGCACAATCTCGACCAAAATTAAGTTACAATAAATGTTACGGTATTGGCAGAAGCTCAGCCACCTAGTTCTTGTTACAAACCCATATTTGCATGTGGTGAATCGTAATCAATAAAATAATGATGCTCAATTGAAATTAATACATACATATTTGCGAACTGTCCAGGGCTTGGCCGATAACCCTCAAGTCAATTAGCACCATGAGATTTGTCAGATTGTAAAAAACTTACTAGCAGGTAGAACAATGTAAATACCTACTTGGAACTCCTGACGTGCACGACATCAGCAAGAAATCACCAAGGATATGCCATGAAAATGCAAGGTAGAATATAATAGGAAACATCTCACAGTGTGCAACTACCAGTGGATAATATTTCCTATTCCCACACACATTAGATAACTTGATATCTAATGTTTAGGAAAAGCCTAAAATTGACAAACTTAACATCCCACTTATCAAAGTTCACAATTAAGTATGTTCTTAGTGAAGTATCCCTAACATTCAACACATGCACAACTGGATTTGTGCCTTCTACCTAATAAGAATAACATAGTGAAGTATCAAAGATGCGCAAGATTCCTTTTTTAGTTGATCAGCAGCGCACAAAGTACAGATTTTGAAGGTGGAAAGCATATGATGGATTTGTCATCACTAGACGAGATGCCAGAAAACATAGGGAAATAGCAAAGGACTGGATATAAACTCTCAATATGATCTAGAGAAAGATGGTTGAAGGTAGAGAATCATCTTAAATCCCATATCACGCTAATGGGCTCAGAAGAATTACTTATAATACCAAATACTGAGGTTACAAATTGCATCGTGTCAAATTTCTCTACATGTGTCGACATGAACTTGACCCATCATGCTGGTGCAAAAGCAAGCTGATATGCTGTATTTACTCTTTATgcacaagcaagcaaagcaCAGTGAATGGTCTTCAAATGTTATTGAATGCAATACTAAGGTAATACAGGACCAATTGTAACAGAAATAAAATGAAATTTCTGACGCACAAACTAAAGGGATGGAAACCCAATTTTAGAACACAAGGCGTATCATGCAATTCATAAGTGCCTAAAATTTTTACTTCACTCTATACCCTAGAATGAACACTTACACAATATTCCAGTTCAGAGCATCCCCATGAACTTCAAACTTGGTTTTTTTCACATATCATTAATATTACagatataaaattataaaaatcagAACTTACCTGGCTAGTTTCATCATGCACCTGATACTTGGGTAGCGACAATCTTCTTTCCTCCTACACAAGTCAACAAATATTTGAGATAACCCTCAAACTCATATCTATAAATGTAACATATATACCAAATGATATCTAATGAGAATAAGAACTAAAGAGAGGATGGAAAATATACCATTGACATTGCTTCATCATCCCACACCAGATAGACTTCATTTGCACCAGGTTGGGTGGCTGGTGCTTTATTATTAGAAGCGGGTGGAGGTACAGCCGCTGGACCTCCTGTACCTGGAACAGATGCGTGCACAAGGAATTGATGAAGGAACAAAAGAACAAACATAAAGGACATACATAACGAAGAATAAGCATAAACGACATCATCTATAAATGCCATATCAACCACTGTtgagttttatatatataaaaaaaataaaaagggcaaCATACAGTGCATTCTCCTGAATTAAGTATTTCTTTTCAATATCAGAGCAAATGCTGTTGGTATTCCTCTTAATAGGAAACAGGATCATAACAACATGACTTGATTTGTCTAAATCCTCTTAAATTTCCTCTACAGAAATTGCCAtcacaaataataaaaatctaGAGTCTCAATTTGCTTATATAGAAGGGTCATAAGTTGAAAGGAAAATCAGCTCTTACCTTGGTTAGTACCTGCATATCCTACTCCTGCAGGAGCAACTGATGGAGAGCTTGTTGGGATGCTTCCAGGTGCAACAGATGCTACATATGGAGAACTTACTGCACCGTTTCCAGCAGATGTATTGACAGGAAAGAGAGGTTGTGACACCTGAGGGGTAACAGGTGAAGGTACTCCAACATGGGCCATAGGGAACGAAGTCTGAAGTAAATTTGCAGGTGCTGATGTCATAGGAGCAGGCATGTTTTGAATTGGAAATAGTGGCTGTTGTGGTGCAAGCCCAGAAGCCATTTGAGGAACTGAAACTACTGGTTGTGTAAACCAAGGTTGCGGAGGTGGAGCAGGCCAGATTGGAGGTCTGGCCATCAACGGATTCAGTGCAGGGTTATACCTACAAACAAATgtgaaaattatttaaaaaatgttacaaaacaaatatacagAATATGAGCCTGCAATCATTGGATGAGTATGAACATTTCGAGTATACTGAAGAAAAAGAGATAGCATACATAGGTGGAGCTACACCATAGGCCGGTCGTGGAGGATATACCATGCCCGCTGGATTGGGCATAACAGGAGGCCTTAGCGATGGCACTTCCACTTTGGCCACCTTCAATGAAGGGTCTTCCTCTGCATTTCGAACATGCACTAAATAAAGTTAACAACAAGTTCTTATAGGAAAATATATGGTTGGTTAAACTCACTGGAATATTTAATTCCTACACATGAATAAT comes from the Oryza glaberrima chromosome 9, OglaRS2, whole genome shotgun sequence genome and includes:
- the LOC127784360 gene encoding protein SUPPRESSOR OF FRI 4, with the translated sequence MGKKKKRVEKVFCYYCDREFDDEKILVQHQKAKHFKCHVCHKKLSTAGGMAIHVLQVHKESVTKVPNAKPDRESTEIEIFGMQGIPQDVLAAHYGEEEDPSLKVAKVEVPSLRPPVMPNPAGMVYPPRPAYGVAPPMYNPALNPLMARPPIWPAPPPQPWFTQPVVSVPQMASGLAPQQPLFPIQNMPAPMTSAPANLLQTSFPMAHVGVPSPVTPQVSQPLFPVNTSAGNGAVSSPYVASVAPGSIPTSSPSVAPAGVGYAGTNQGTGGPAAVPPPASNNKAPATQPGANEVYLVWDDEAMSMEERRLSLPKYQVHDETSQMNSVDAAIDRRISESRLAGRMAL